A stretch of Eleutherodactylus coqui strain aEleCoq1 chromosome 2, aEleCoq1.hap1, whole genome shotgun sequence DNA encodes these proteins:
- the LOC136613179 gene encoding olfactory receptor 11A1-like → MRTGGDRAARRRDELSRKDRRERSGPPQPEMVLTNNITTVILLGFPNFQNVTFLFFLLVIIYCGTITGNLLIMVLYVLSKTLRSPMYFFITQLSLCDILVITDIVPTLLHTVLYGADAISFIECIIQYSIFTSSESSECLLLSLMSYDRYLAICNPLYYHSIINQMFCVTSVSIIWLVVFIIILINVIYFYSFPFCGPNIIDHFYCDYEQLMQLSCSDTAIIRTFDLIIGSFIVMIPFIIIVTSYVYIAITILKIPSNTGRHKAFSTCSSHLIVVYMFYGTLMIVYFFPTKGQSPILSKVLSLMYTVMTPLLNPIIYTLRNKDIKEALQKLKCFYNLPLVAHK, encoded by the exons ATGCGAACTGGTGGCGACAGGGCGGCCCGGAGACGGGACGAGCTGTCGAGGAAGGATCGTCGGGAACGGTCAGGTCCGCCGCAGCCGGAG ATGGTCTTGACAAATAATATAACCACTGTCATTCTTCTGGGATTTCCAAATTTTCAAAATGTCACATTTCTGTTCTTTCTGCTGGTCATTATATATTGTGGGACCATTACAGGAAACCTTCTTATCATGGTCTTGTATGTGTTGAGCAAAACCCTTCGGTCTCCCATGTATTTCTTCATTACCCAGCTCTCACTTTGTGACATCCTGGTGATTACAGATATTGTGCCCACCCTTCTTCACACTGTACTATATGGAGCAGATGCTATAAGTTTTATTGAATGCATCATCCAGTATTCTATATTTACTAGCTCAGAGTCCTCAGAATGTCTTCTACTCTCATTGATGTCTTATGACCGTTATCTGGCCATCTGTAACCCCCTTTATTATCACTCTATCATAAATCAGATGTTTTGTGTTACTTCTGTTAGTATCATTTGGTTGGTTGTTTTTATTATAATATTGATTAATGTAATATATTTCTATAGTTTTCCTTTCTGTGGGCCGAACATTATTGACCATTTCTACTGTGACTATGAACAACTAATGCAGCTCTCCTGCTCTGATACAGCCATAATTCGTACATTTGATCTTATAATTGGATCATTCATTGTGATGATACCTTTTATAATAATTGTGACATCCTATGTGTATATTGCCATCACCATTCTGAAGATCCCATCCAATACTGGAAGAcataaagccttctccacctgcagCTCCCACCTCATTGTGGTCTACATGTTTTATGGGACATTAATGATTGTTTATTTCTTTCCAACCAAAGGACAATCTCCAATCCTGAGCAAGGTCTTGTCTCTGATGTACACGGTGATGACTCCACTGCTTAATCCTATTATATACACTCTGAGGAACAAAGACATTAAAGAAGCTCTTCAGAAACTTAAATGTTTTTATAATTTGCCTTTGGTGGCTCATAAATAA